The genomic window GAAGAGTAAATGCTCGAGCCAGTCCGAGATCAGCTATTTTAAGCATCGTAGTCTTGCGGTCCATCAAGAGATTATGAGGCTTAAGATCCCTGAGAGGAAGCGAGATAAAGGGTTACTAGATATGTCAGTAATCATTTCCACCTAAACTAAACATCATGAGGGAAATAAAATGGCTATTATAGATCAGAGCGGACAagcaaggggaaaaaaaagaagaaacctgTTAAAGTTATAAATACATAACGATGGAAACGGCTATTGTAAATCAGAGTTGAcagcaaagaaaacaaagaagaaaacgaAACCTGTGTAAGACTCCATGGCCATGGCAGAAAGCCACACCCTTACATAGTTGATACATCAAGCTCTGCATAATAATAAGGATCATACAAATTTGTGAtcagattaaaaagaaaacaagaaaaacctctcaaactaaaaggataaaaaaattaaaaagaaagaaaggggaaTGTTGAATTTAGACCTTGACAGTTTTGACAGGAATGTTCTCTCCAGTTTGGCGAAAGCTTCGGATAAATTTCTTGAGATCGGTGTCCATGTACTCAAAAACCAGATACAGAACTGTCTTGCCTTCTTTATTTTGCCCTTGTTTCACGTCCAACAATCTAtggatttaaaaaagaaaaagaaaatagagagtTATTTGTCTATTAATTAACCCAACAATAGAAGAGAACATCAATCAATTTACATGGAAATTAATTGACTCAATTTAGCAACCgacaaccctaaaccctaaattaaGACATCAAATTGGAGGAATCAGATCACAAAATCCCCAAGTTCAATTCATCTAAGCCCTAAATGGACCGAATATTAAGAAAATCTACAGATCCATGCATCGAAGAAATGAAATCACCTTAGAGAGGAAGTAGATGGAAGAAAAGcaaagatagatagatagatagatagatagagagagagatagagagagagagagtaccgGACGATGTGAGGATCTCTGGAAAGCATACGCAAGATGGAGACTTCGCGAAGAGTGGTGGGTGGGACACCTTCATCGTCTTCATGGAGACGTGTCTTTTTTAGTGCAACGATCTTCCCGGTGGCTTTCTCCCTTGCTCTGTACACTTTCCCGTAAGTTCCCTCTCCTACTTTCTCTAGCTTCTCGAATAAATCCATCGCCGACACCATCGTGTTCGTTTCTGTtgctactctctctctctctctctctctctctctctctactgctTCTCTGCTTTCAAAGTAAACCCAAAAAATGGAATGAAACGACACGAAAAGCTTTGTTGCCTTTTATAATGAAACTTGATTATTGATCGTTGCCCAGCCCCAACCCTAACGGAaacttattttgaattttaaaaattgggCGGCACAAGCGCTCCAATTAGGCCCATTCACTATTAAAATGTTCATCTTAGCCCACTCAACTAAATGAGATTCTTCGTACAAGCCCAAATAAAGCCCACAAGTCACATTTTCTTCATGGTTATAAAGTACAACCCAACTCATGAATCAGCCCAAAACATGGCTCAAGGGTTGGGAATTAcgatcattaaaaataaaatcatttcaagtttttattttttaaaaataaaacaacattatttaaaaaaaaattgaacttgatCTCATTTAGGTTGTTCAGGTCAAACCAACTTGaagttgttattttaattattatttttaaatcaaaccaaGTTTTACTTTAGTTGTAATCGGGTTAATTAAATGTCCTCAAGGGGTGTAGCATGAtggcaaagggcttgagatctgcacagcaggtctcgagttagagtcagggcgtgcacatcttgtaagagcctgagacagccggggttttactcgctcacctggcCTACAAAGTGCGCTTTCCGAAAGATGGAGTtttctcgaataaaaaaaaaaaaaaagagttaattaaATGAACTATTAAGTCAACTTTTAAACAAGTTCGACGTTAAAACCAGCTCAATGTCTAATCCCTAATCCCAAATCCCAATGAGTTTACATCAAGGTGCTGGTTTTATAACAATGATTCTTGACTAATGTGATTCCAATATGTACTCacttttcatgtatatataataaataaagcaaTTATGGTGAAACCACCCAGaaataagaagagagagaaaaggacaCCAATTGATAGTTTTCCGAATCATGGTGGAAGTACCCAAAAAGCAACGCTTTGCTTAGCCAGTACTAGGAAGCATAGGTGTATTAGAAAGTGGAAACAAGAAACACAACTGATTACTGATTCATGGACCTGTGGAAGCCAAGCTTACAcaatttatataaatgaatCACAAAGCGTTTATCTCCCTATCTACGCATGTATTATTTGAAAAAGCTGCAAAAACACTACCTAAATTGCTTGATTGATGCTATCAATCTGATACACAGCCCTCCTAGTCATATGCAGCTATGACAGGGACCATACAGATTCAGCTCTCCTCGTCAAAACATGGACCTTCAAACTGCACTTCCCTATATCTgtctaaaaattcattttggtaTGTACTGTATGGCGACATCCAGTTAGACCTCAGGACAGGGTTACATCGATATTACTTCACAATTAGATTAGCATTTGACAATGCATCCTCTCCCAGGAGCTAACCATTAGTAAGACTGGGGGGGGAGTTTAACCATTCGAAGCCCACTAAACTACAACTTCTGCTACGTGTAATCTAGATTAACATGACAAAAATGAAGACATCGCTGTAATTCAATCTTTCATCTTGAGTCTCACGTTCTGAACCTTGACAGATATCCTCAACTTCCATTCTTCCATGTCTTTCATAACACAGAGCAATTTTGTTCGATATGCTTCACATCGCTGACTTGCTTGTTCTAATTCAGCTGTCAATTCCTGAATTTTCTCATCCTCGTCCTGCAGAAGCAATGAAATAGAACCCTTTTAATCTAGATGGATGGATAGACAGGTGCATTAATAAGAAACACAGCAACCAAATTAAATCCCTGAAGgaaccaaaataagaaaacagaaTGCAAGTTCCTGCGCCCCTAAAGCGCACAGCACATACCAGAATTCAAAAGGTCATATGATTGTCTTGCTCTGATGTTTGGGGACTCagattttatttgctttagtTTCATACATTTGAGAAATTTCTTCCAAGCACTAATAAGCAAGACAAATCACATCTTTACtggaatatatatatgcttttaaCTTCTAATCTAATGAAGCTAACTCTTTATGGCTGGGACAAAGATGATCTGATTGTAGACAGCAAGAGAGAGGCTTGCCCTATATATTTAATCGAAATATAGAAAAACCTTTACAGGAGTGTTGTCAAATGCATATACTTTGCTGGAAGGACTTTATACAATTGCCCTCCATTGTTTGCAAAATGTTGTTTGTAAAAAAGAAGTAAGCAGCAATAAGCATTGCACTGAAAAGCACTACCAAGAGCTAACAAggatcaaaagagaaaaaaaattctgcaATGAGCACTTCTTGCAGCACCAAGTTCAAAATAAAGGTTTACTTAAGGTAGAACCCGAGACATAAAATTCTGTATTCAAAAAGGCCTATTAACTTCCAATCAAATAATTAGTGAAAAATAAGATCTATAGATTGGAATCTTATACGGTTCAATACCCAGcacatttaaacataaataataatagcaatgaTTGGTAAAGATTTAATTCCTATGCATCGTGTGCTACATTTTTAAGTTCAGAACAATGATCCTATGCAGGCCAAGCAAAAATAAATCCTTGCATAAGTAACTTACCAGACTACACGACAGGAGCTGCTGACTACCATTAACCACAGTAGTTTGTACAGGAGCAGAGCCACACATTTTTGCAGCAGCAACCTTTCTTATGGCCTCATGAAGGGCATCCATTGCCACGTTATAAATATGTTCTGATTCTGCTCCTTCTTCTACATATTTGATGGCTTCCTGGCGTAGATTTTCAGAGCGAGCAGCTAAGGACTCTTGGGTATTACATGGCAGTCCAAGAGTGTGCTCATCCAACACAATCCCACTTTTGGCATTTCTTGTCCACCGTTTCAGAATATAATTAGATGGAAGAGTAAGAACATTTTTCACTCTAAACACTGCTAATATGTGCCTACAAATAATACCCGAGAACTCAAACATTTGGCAGCTACAACTAGCTCTCTTTTCAAAAGCATTGAACCTAACATGGTGTACTTTGTGGTCTTCACCAAACTTTGCTACCTGATATGTAATGGCTGATCCAATATCATCAACTACAGTGGCAAGATAAGCAAGCGTCTCAACTAGTTCCTCTTGGAATTTCATAAATATCCTCCTTGTATATAAGTTAGCTGCTTGTTTCTCCATAGGAGATGGAGTTTTTAGAACAGGTGGACTATTCAGTGTATCATAATCTGCCTTCACCTCCTTTTCATGGCGAATCGCCATTGCTTTTTCGTACTGCTTAATCAGATTGTGGATATTAGTTGATGCATTTATGTACCCATCAAAATATGAGTTTATACTATCACTTCCTTGCAATATGGACATCTCACCAAAGAAAGTATCCTGGAGATAAACTGGCACCCACTGCTGGCGAGCATTGTACATTGACTGAAGCCATTCATTGTCACTGAGATCAAATCTCTGAAGAAGTGACTCCCAACAAGACTCGAATTCATCAATTGACTCAGCCATATTGATGCACCTGTGGAACTCGGGTTCAAAAGTAGGGTGTGAGTGATATTCATGAGATAGTTTCTCCTGGGCCTCCCTAAAAACATTCCATTTACAAAATCGGAGGCGAGTTCCAGGAAATGCTTGCGAAACAGCTGCCCGTATGATTCTGTCCTGGTCGGTTGTGATTGAGATGGGACAGCGACCAGACATTGCAGCAAGCCAAGTCTCAAATAGCCAAACAAATGAGGACTCTGATTCGTTGAGGAGTAGTGCACATCCAAAGAGCAAAGGCTGTCCATGATGATTCCACCCGGTAAAGGGTGCGAATGGAACCCGGTATCGGTTTGTTCTATACGTCGTGTCAAATGTAATAGTATCTCCAAAAAAACTGTAATTCATTCTTGCATTAGCATCAGCCCAGAAAACGTTTCCTGTTGAGTTCTCAAAATCACCTTGCACAGCATAAAAGAAACCAGGATCCTCAGCCTGCATTTGCTTCAAATAGTCAAAAACAGCCTGACCACCAGGGCCAAGAGTCCTCTGCCTGCTAGTGCTCATATAATTTTGGCAATCAACTTTAGTAAACCCAACATTATTAATTCCTCCAGATTCCCTAATCAGCACAGACATAACTCCACTTGGCCCCATCCCTGCAGCCTGAAGCGTATCAATGAGGCTCCGTGCCGAACCAGACACATGCCTATGAGAGCGGAGAGAATGCACCTTATCAGGGGGCACAAGCTCATGATTATGGTCCTCGACAAGTTTTGTGACAGCCCATTTTCCAGAACTCTGTTTCTTAACAGTCATTTGAGCTTTGCAACCAACCCTAGTAACAGTTCGCTGTCTTTTAGACCTATTCTCATTGCCCTCACGGCGAAACCCTTCACGGGAACACACAATTTGACGGCAAATAATAGAGCCATCTCGACGAGAACGCTGATAGACACTGACCCTAGTACTAAAACCAACACGACGAGCATATGAATTATAGAAAATGCGAGCAGACTGCTCAGAATCAAACTCCATACCCTCATAGGGATCAAGATTTGGGTCAGATAACGAAGTGGGTTCTAGtaaatcatcatcattgttattattgggataatcaaaatcaaaatcaagattatgaGGTTGATGGTGTTGTAGGTGAAGGGCAGTATTAGGGTCATCTTCACTGCCCATACTGATATTATCAAAGGGAATCACATTCAGGTGATCCATGTtgattatcataaataaatagataaacaCAGtggttgcttgcttgcttgctggGACTGGATTTGTATTAAAAGCTAAAAtgcgaagaagaagaagccgagACTGACCAGATTTCTCAAATCTTTATCTTTGACTTGCTGATCTCAATCTGACAGTTGATTTCTTGAAGAAGCAGGTACTTAGGGAGGGAAGTTTTGGGGGGGTCTGAGGTTGTTTTTTTTCGGGAGAATTTTTTgggtgtgtgagagagagatggGAACTATTTTACTAACGAAACGAGGATGGGATATGGATTGGATGCTCTTCTCCGTCGGTAGCACTTATTTGGAGTTATACTATACAGTTTTTTGTCTACCTTCTACCCAGATACAATTAATTACTACACCGCTTCTAGTTGTGGGCCATGGGACAAAGTCAATGCacaaaaagttgaaaaaaaccCACTCCTATGACCAAAATAAAGATGCAAGAACAAGTTGGAATTTCTACTGCTGGGGCTTGGGGATGGCGTTGGAGAAGGGGAGTGTTTGCGTGACAGGTGCTGGAGGGTACCTGGCTTCTTGGGTCGTCAAGCTTCTTCTCTCTAAGGACTATCTTGTCCATGGAACCGTTAGAGATCCTGGTAGTTCTCATACCtctcacctctctctctctcactctttcTCATTCCACtgctctttttaattttttgttgtatgaatcaCTTCATGTGTCACTTTTTATTACTAATTTCTGATTTACAGTTTCAGCTTTTAAGAAGGTAACCTGTTCTAGAGAGATATTTTCATGTAGACCAACTTACTTCGATTCTTAACTACATGTTTCTGTGTTGTTCCTTCCTTCCTTGTATATATTTGCCTACTTTATGGAGCTAATTAGCACTCTTCTAATCCGAATAGCCCCAGCTTTTCATGTATTGTTCTCATTTTGTTAGTTTTTGATCGACAAAATTCGAATTTGAATAGCTTCTAGCTGCCATCGTTGACTACATATCCATTCTCAGATGAAACATGGGCACGAGCAGCTAGTGCTTCTCAGATGAAATTATTTCTTATGATATAAATTTCTTGATCATATTATGCAGCGGATGACAAGAATGCTCACTTGATGAAAATTGACCAGGCAACGGAGAATCTCAAACTCTTTAAGGCAGATTTACTGGACTACAGCTCTCTTTCTTCTGCTATTCAAGGATGCAGAGGGGTCTTCCATGTTGCCAGCCCTGTTCCCTTCACTAGAGTGTCAAACCCCGAGGCAAGTTTTGGCTActtcataatgtttttcaatcaaATGACCCGAATAACTAAAATCAGTCACGCTATTAGATGGTAATTAATTACGGGAGATGCCTTTTCCTTGTGATCTTAGGTGGAGGTGATCGAGCCAGCTGTAAAGGGCACACTAAATGTGCTTAAAGCATGTGCTGAGGCAAAGGTAAAAAGAGTTGTCATTGTGTCCTCTGGAAGTGCAGTTTTGTCAAACCCAAGCTGGCCCAAGGGTCAAGTGATGGATGAGAATTGCTGGTCTGATAAGGAATACTGCAGAGCAACTAAGGTGAACAATTCCAGAAGTTAATTTCAGTGCAAATTTGGTAGTTCCAAGTTGAATATTAGTGGTGGTCTGCCTTTTCGTAATGCTCTTTATCATGATACGATGCACCATTGTTAGTGTTTGTAGACTAAAATATCCAGTTCTATTTCTGTACCAGAATTGGTATAATCTTTCCAAGACAGAAGCAGAAAGTGAGGCTTGGGAATATGCAAAAAGGAGCGGGCTTGATGTAGTAGCAATTTGTCCTTCCCTCATTTTGGGGCCAATTCTGCAGTCCACAGTTAACGCAAGTACAATGGTTCTTATTAAGATTTTGAAAGGTAGCTAGCTATTCATACCACATCTTGTTTGCAATGTTTGTCTGTGTTGTGTGTAACATAGTCATCTTTGTTTGCGAGTGATGCGGGCATTTTTTATGAGTGTATGTGTGATGATGCCCTGATGAAATTCTGTGAAAGTTCGAACATCAAACACTAAAATTGGTGTTTAATTTATTCTTGGAGCTTTAACTTGTACTCACTTCGATTCGTGCTAGGCTGTAATCCTGTAGTTTGGACGATGAACTTCGACAGCAGCTTGCACAATTTTgttgatactttttatttttcactcttggaaattttaaatatttaaacatgAAACATTGATATCATAGTTTGCAAACAATGGCCTATACCCCTGTCACTGCAAGCAACTTGCTATCTAGGTCAAAATGCAAATGCTATATGTTATCTTCTCGTTACTAGCTGGTGTTCTGTATGAACTGCCCTTGCAGATGGGTGCGACTCGTTGGAAAACAAGCTTCGGCCAATAATAGATGTTCGTGATGTGACTGAAGCACTGCTTTTGGCATATGAGACACCTGAGGCAGAAGGTAGATACATATGCACGGCACATGCAATCAGAGTTAAAGATCTAGTGGAGAAATTGAGGAGCATGTATCCTAACTACAACTATCCTAAAAGGTAAGTCTGGTGTAAGATAATATTCTCAACCAAATAATCATTCGAGTTTCCTTTTCTATTGTGATTCTCTAGGAACTCTTTTTATAGATGATGCCACAAACGGAGCCACATTTACGAGTACTGATTTCCACGTATGGTTTTATCATGTTTCTTGGTAATTTGATGATACATCTGCTTGTTCACTGCCAGTTTCACTGAAGAAGAGCAGGAAGCAGTGATGATCAGTTCAGAAAAGTTGCAGAGGCTCGGTTGGAGTTTCCGTTCATTGGAGGAAACTCTCATTGACTCCGTGGAAAACTATCAGAAGACTGGACTCCTGGATTAAACAAAAATAGACGGTTCAAATTATCCCCACCTGCTCTGTATACGGGTTTCACAGGGAGGAGGATATTTGGCTAAATAAATGTGATTTGTCTGCGCTGTGCTATTGAGCCATGTTGACGTAATTGTCGAAGGTTAAGCCAAAACCATGCGCTCGATTGTTTGATTTTGGACCAAGGTTTTACATGTCAATCTCGAGGTTTCTGTTCGTTTTATTTCTCTTGGTTGGTTCGAGAGTTGGAATAAAGCattaatgaattatttcttGTGCTGTCCTGAAAAGTATTTCTTGCAGAGACCGATGAATTATTTCAGGCCCTGGTTTATATGAACTTTGTTCGATATCCGCTAGACTAGCTGTAATAACCTTTGACTtgattaggggtgatcattttcggttcggttcggtttttacctataaaaaccaaccaaaccggttttttttaaaaaaaaaaccgaactgaaaccgagtcaaaccgatcGGTTTCAGTCCGATTCGGTTCAgttcttgatttcaaaaaaccgagaaaatctATACGCTCATATTTCCTCTCGAACTCGCCAGTAGCCTTTtcacaaatattattttcccTGCATTGTGCAAACTGCAAACAACCAAAAGCCAAAAATCAACACCActgatttcaattaaaaaataaaaataaaatcaacattctAAATCCAAAACTCTGCTataaatcaaaaccctaaatttcttgcaaaataaatatggtttttcctatatttttcaaatactcAGATGCCAAAAATCcaaacctgattttttaaaatcaaaactccAAATCTTCTTATACAGATAAATCTTATATTCCCTGCATTTTAAAGAATACCCAGAAGCAAATGGAAGCAGTGGTCTTCCTTTTCATTCTCGACAAGTTCAACAGTTCCTTTTCATCCACTCCTTTTCAACTTCTCATAATAATTCTTAGCTGCAATAGTCAAATAGTCTTCCTCAGCTACAAAGATCAACATCCTCTCGCACCCAAGCCTAGCAAGATCCTTTACACCCGGATTAATCCTAGGATCAAGAGGCAAGAGAGGGCTGCTTCTAAGTctagggagagggagagggagagaaagagggagagggagtgggAGAGGCGAGAGGGGGCTGCTGGTGGCTAGGGTTATTGGTGGGGGGgataaatttttctatttatagtacTTTTTTTGAACCGGTTTCTGCATTacaaaaccgaaccaaaccagaATTTTTTCTAACTATTCTAATCAGGTTTTtttctcggttcggttttttcgattaattttttttcggtttgttcggttttctggtttttttgcaCACCCTTATACTTGCATTTTACCATCGGAACAGGCTTAAACCAGTGAAACTTGCTTCACCGGCAATTCACAAGCTTTTTACCATCTCATGAGCTAGCTTGCAACCATGACTATATTGTATATAATGGCCATTTCCTTTTATCGTTCGACATGGAACCAAGTCGATGAAGACAGAATCATCCACATAGAGAGGGGAGCTACTAAATACCCTTCGAGAAAGGGATTCGCTGCTTATCGAAACTTTCAGGAATGATTTCCACGAGTCCCTCTGGCTGTAGAATGACTCCATGAAACTTGCCTGGTGCAATTAGCCACCTCTTTGATCGAGCACCGCACATGAAAAGAGAAGAGACACGTGTCTCATGACAGAAACTTGTTCGATTGGAGGGGTGAGGACAGAGACGGACAACTTTCATGGACTAAGTTGATGACGACCCAAGGACCCAAAATGGGACAAGTAATTTCTCATCAACACAAGTACCCACTCATACTTCGAAACACATGACACGTAAGGTTGTTCTAGTTTCCAACTTTCATTTAGGataaaaatagtttcaaatcTTGAAAGTTACAACTCTATCATGCGACTTGCTGAATAGAGATACAACGGAGGCGTCCGCACACATAATCAAACACGACGCAACATAAACAAAATTCCATCTTTGCTCATTGTCCTCACGCGGGAAAGTTACCGCTGATTAAAGAGATGAAGAATTGGCTCATTACCATCTaattaaaatcttcaaaataaaaattaagaaaaatggcACAATGTGCGCCGATGGGAGTATGTAATTGTCAAACCAAGCAGCAACATCGGGGTGGATCGAGGAAAGAACATTTTAAGCTGTACTCTTACAGAGGTGTCTGGCCATTGGATGAAGTTGAAGACATAACAGAGAGAACATCTGTCACGGAAGACATGACACTCAAAGCAGCTTTCAGAACTTCCTGAGAACACCCTGGTTTCACAATGTTTCTTACCTGGGAAATTGAGGGCAGACAATCAGTGAAAGCAAAGCATATTTTAAATAGCGAACATATAACACATAGAAAGAATCCAGTCCAGTCATAGAATATTGTCAGCTGATCCTTTAGCATTGCTAAACCAGCTTTAACCTGAATCGATCACCACTATCTCAAGAATACAAGACAGATTATCTTGTATGAAAAGCAACAATACCAACCTCCTACCACATGTTGCTCCCATCACATTACACTAGCATGAGGATAGAAAGTTTATATCAACCCCAAAGAATTAGCACACCAAATCCGCGTaaacatttaaaacaaaaggtatGAGATAGTGATACACCGAATGTATGATGAACAAAGTGGTGGACTTCTATACACAAAACTCATTGAATTCCATGCTTCATAACTAGTTGAACAGTAGTTTCATCAAAAGAAACGAAATGGTTAGACAATCcacatttaaattttagaccAAATTAATCATGCCTTCCATTTCCCCCCTTCATTTTTTGACTTGTCCTAGAATTCAACAGGAACAAATCTAACACCATACAACCTTCATAGGCagagaaataagaaataataaccATTTGCAAAGGAAAAGATGATCATCCAAAATATTGAGTGAATATTTAAATGTGATAATTGAGAGAATAAAGTACCTTGTCAAGGTATTCCTGCAGCTTCTTGATCCCGCCCATATAATCCTGGTCTTCAACACAGAGAGTTACAGCCTTAGAATCCGCACCAGGACCATCAAATTGAAGGGGACCTGGATTTCTGTACAGGTCATCCATCCAAAACCTTCCTGCATTTTGTCTCAGCAGCCTGCATTTAAGCCAAACAGTAAAAATTATTGCATGCTTCTCTGACTGTCATGGGGAATTTATGTAAAGTTGTGATCACAATATCTATGAAGTTCCTGATCTTCCCTCTCTCCTAGTATCTGAATAACATAAACATTTGatgaatcataaaaaagaaCTTACTCATATGCTTTGCCTTTCAAATCCACAGTAGCAGGATGAATAGCAGGTTTTCCAATTGAAGATGCACCAGGGCTTTGAGCCCAACGCTTCACTGTCATCATTGCCtatgattttacaaaatataatatagataGACCGTAAAAGAAAGGATTGCAATGCATGTATCATAATTTTTGCTAGGAAAAATAACTTTGCAGGTAAAAGAAGAAATCTGCCTTTAAGATCGAAATTAAAACTCAACTGTAATTGGAGCAGCACCACATCGCCACTTGTTCACAGGATTCTTTAGGTTAGTTACAGTGGCCATGTAACCATTCAAACCAGCTGCTAAAATATGGTAGCTGATGTGCCCAAGAACCTATGAAATATACCACTCAGTATTAATAAAAGATACTTGAATTGGACTTAAAAAGGATGAGAATACATATCAACCCTGGTTGCTAACATACATAGGCATAGTCGCAATCGAATTTCGATGGTAAAGACCCACGGGCCTGATAACCAAAAAAGTGGCAGATAGCATTGAACTTTTTCCCCGTGTATGTGCCTTCTTTCTGCTCAAAACACCAAAGACACCAGTAAAAAGCTAAGTCAATTGCAACAAACATAACAATCATTAGACAGTTAACAGAAACCAACAATAGGACCATTTTGCTTGACACGAATTTCAGAAGTATATAGCAAAGCAATTATCGAGCATGGATCATAACAATGATGGGACTCGTAGAGTCTCATACAATCATTTCACGAGGaaacaaaatgtaaaattattGCTGCGCCACACAGAAGTTaaagatataataaaattatcaggGCTAGGGAAAtcaacaatgataaaaaaagaaaaaaaagaaacaatgtcATACCAGCCGCTTGTTCATTTCTGTCTCCACAAGATGAGCTAGAAGTTTCTCTGTTTCAATCTAGggtaaaaacaaacaagcaatCAATTTATCAACAATGTAATTTTTAATAGTTCCTTTTAATAAGAATTGCATGCTCGTTACCTGGGATAATTGTGCCGAGTCATCTGATTCAGGATGAAGCAGCAGCTGtgccattaaaaatattaatattttagaagATAAAATACCCATTTGCTTTAAATTGATTGACAAATATCTTGTAATGCAAATCAGTAAGGGGAAATGTAAACCTGCTTCTTAATATATGGTggcaaaaattcaaataaagcAGATGTCCATGGTGAAAGCTGTGATGAAATGTTGTCAGGGGCAACACCATGCCTGAGTAAGCCATGTATTTCCTGAAAGGTGCATAAAATTTCAGTACTCCCTTTCAGAGGAAAAGAAACGCCATCAAACATCTGTATAGATGTATTTTACACACATGCGGACTGTGTTTGTAAGATACTGCAGTCTGAAGGACAACACCCACACATTCGCAAATGAGGCCAAGCAGGGAGATACAAAAGCAATTACCTTCAAGAGAGCATAGACCTCGGGAATGCTTTCTATGAGTCCCTCTGGCAGTAGAATGACTCCATGATTCTTGTCTGGTGCAATTAACCATGTCAGATGACCAATATTACAGTTTATCACGAAACACGATATACAATGACTTAGATTGTCTAAAACCTTGCACTGCTCGGGCTTGGACTGCATCACAAATTTGTGTTGTCAAGTCAAAAAG from Populus trichocarpa isolate Nisqually-1 chromosome 5, P.trichocarpa_v4.1, whole genome shotgun sequence includes these protein-coding regions:
- the LOC7485668 gene encoding pyrophosphate--fructose 6-phosphate 1-phosphotransferase subunit alpha; its protein translation is MDSDFGIPRELSDLQKLRSLYQPELPPCLQGTAVRVELGDATTAADPADVHSISRSFPLTYGQPLAHFLRASAKVSDAQIITDHPAFRVGIVFCGRQSPGGHNVIWGLHNALKIHNPNSTLLGFLGGSEGLFAQKTLEITDDILSTYKNQGGYDLLGRTKDQIRTTEQVNAALTACKDLKLDGLVIIGGVTSNTDAAQLAETFAEAKCPTKVVGVPVTLNGDLKNQFVETNVGFDTICKVNSQLISNVCTDALSAEKYYYFIRLMGRKASHVALECTLQSHPNMVILGEEVAASKLTLFDLTTQICDAVQARAVQDKNHGVILLPEGLIESIPEVYALLKEIHGLLRHGVAPDNISSQLSPWTSALFEFLPPYIKKQLLLHPESDDSAQLSQIETEKLLAHLVETEMNKRLKEGTYTGKKFNAICHFFGYQARGSLPSKFDCDYAYVLGHISYHILAAGLNGYMATVTNLKNPVNKWRCGAAPITAMMTVKRWAQSPGASSIGKPAIHPATVDLKGKAYELLRQNAGRFWMDDLYRNPGPLQFDGPGADSKAVTLCVEDQDYMGGIKKLQEYLDKVRNIVKPGCSQEVLKAALSVMSSVTDVLSVMSSTSSNGQTPL
- the LOC18099716 gene encoding protein FAR1-RELATED SEQUENCE 5, with the protein product MIINMDHLNVIPFDNISMGSEDDPNTALHLQHHQPHNLDFDFDYPNNNNDDDLLEPTSLSDPNLDPYEGMEFDSEQSARIFYNSYARRVGFSTRVSVYQRSRRDGSIICRQIVCSREGFRREGNENRSKRQRTVTRVGCKAQMTVKKQSSGKWAVTKLVEDHNHELVPPDKVHSLRSHRHVSGSARSLIDTLQAAGMGPSGVMSVLIRESGGINNVGFTKVDCQNYMSTSRQRTLGPGGQAVFDYLKQMQAEDPGFFYAVQGDFENSTGNVFWADANARMNYSFFGDTITFDTTYRTNRYRVPFAPFTGWNHHGQPLLFGCALLLNESESSFVWLFETWLAAMSGRCPISITTDQDRIIRAAVSQAFPGTRLRFCKWNVFREAQEKLSHEYHSHPTFEPEFHRCINMAESIDEFESCWESLLQRFDLSDNEWLQSMYNARQQWVPVYLQDTFFGEMSILQGSDSINSYFDGYINASTNIHNLIKQYEKAMAIRHEKEVKADYDTLNSPPVLKTPSPMEKQAANLYTRRIFMKFQEELVETLAYLATVVDDIGSAITYQVAKFGEDHKVHHVRFNAFEKRASCSCQMFEFSGIICRHILAVFRVKNVLTLPSNYILKRWTRNAKSGIVLDEHTLGLPCNTQESLAARSENLRQEAIKYVEEGAESEHIYNVAMDALHEAIRKVAAAKMCGSAPVQTTVVNGSQQLLSCSLDEDEKIQELTAELEQASQRCEAYRTKLLCVMKDMEEWKLRISVKVQNVRLKMKD
- the LOC18099717 gene encoding cinnamoyl-CoA reductase 1; the encoded protein is MALEKGSVCVTGAGGYLASWVVKLLLSKDYLVHGTVRDPADDKNAHLMKIDQATENLKLFKADLLDYSSLSSAIQGCRGVFHVASPVPFTRVSNPEVEVIEPAVKGTLNVLKACAEAKVKRVVIVSSGSAVLSNPSWPKGQVMDENCWSDKEYCRATKNWYNLSKTEAESEAWEYAKRSGLDVVAICPSLILGPILQSTVNASTMVLIKILKDGCDSLENKLRPIIDVRDVTEALLLAYETPEAEGRYICTAHAIRVKDLVEKLRSMYPNYNYPKSFTEEEQEAVMISSEKLQRLGWSFRSLEETLIDSVENYQKTGLLD
- the LOC7485667 gene encoding cyclin-dependent kinase B2-1 — protein: MVSAMDLFEKLEKVGEGTYGKVYRAREKATGKIVALKKTRLHEDDEGVPPTTLREVSILRMLSRDPHIVRLLDVKQGQNKEGKTVLYLVFEYMDTDLKKFIRSFRQTGENIPVKTVKSLMYQLCKGVAFCHGHGVLHRDLKPHNLLMDRKTTMLKIADLGLARAFTLPIKKYTHEILTLWYRSPEVLLGATRYSTAVDVWSVGCIFAELATKQALFPGDSELQQLLHIFRLLGTPNEEMWPGVSNLMNWHEYPQWKPQSLSSAVTNLDKDGLDLLSQMLQYDPSKRISAKKAMEHPYFDDLEKDRL